The proteins below come from a single Iocasia fonsfrigidae genomic window:
- a CDS encoding sugar ABC transporter ATP-binding protein, which produces MLKDYLVRMKDVSKRFGGVIALENVNFSIKPGEVHVLLGENGAGKSTLMKILSGVYQLSSGELYIKGKEASNLTPKEAQNLGISIIHQELSLINELSVAENIFVGRLPETSIGTVDYKKLASETSNVLKRVGLKIDSFEMVETLKISHKQLVEIAKALSLNADVIIMDEPTSSLTFDEVDVLFDIIRILKKEGVGIVYISHKLDEVMEIGDRVTVLKDGKYVGTEKIEDITTNQLITMMVGKSLSTKYSEENKKKINYVSDKVKMEVKDLKRADKSIKDISFSLYKGEVLGFFGLIGSGRTETVRAIIGADKKETGQVIIDGKEVKINNPYNGLKMGIGLIPENRTEEGFFDNLTIWQNVSLPSLIKTAAWKGIGGLTKSSYERKLAENVVNNLNLKCDSIEQSVSELSGGNQQKVVVGKWLEAGVDIYIFDEPTRGIDVGVKQNIYNIINELAKMGKSIILVSSELPELLSICDRIIVFKEGRIAADYDIDEANKENIMYSATIGKKKMEG; this is translated from the coding sequence ATGCTTAAAGATTATCTTGTAAGAATGAAAGATGTATCTAAAAGGTTTGGTGGAGTTATTGCTCTGGAAAATGTTAATTTTTCAATAAAACCTGGAGAAGTACATGTTTTATTGGGAGAGAATGGTGCAGGGAAATCTACTTTAATGAAAATACTGTCTGGTGTTTATCAATTATCATCTGGAGAGTTATATATTAAAGGAAAAGAAGCCTCTAATTTAACTCCCAAAGAGGCTCAGAATCTGGGTATAAGTATTATTCATCAAGAATTAAGTTTGATCAATGAATTATCAGTTGCTGAAAATATATTTGTGGGAAGATTACCAGAAACTTCTATAGGTACTGTTGATTATAAAAAATTAGCAAGTGAAACAAGCAATGTTTTAAAAAGAGTAGGTTTAAAAATAGACTCTTTTGAGATGGTAGAAACACTTAAAATATCTCATAAACAATTAGTTGAGATCGCCAAGGCTTTATCTTTGAATGCTGATGTGATTATTATGGATGAACCCACATCTTCTCTAACCTTTGATGAAGTTGATGTCTTGTTTGATATAATACGAATTTTAAAAAAAGAGGGTGTTGGTATAGTCTATATTTCCCATAAATTGGATGAAGTTATGGAAATAGGAGATAGGGTAACTGTCTTAAAAGATGGGAAATATGTTGGAACAGAAAAGATTGAAGATATTACTACTAATCAGTTAATAACTATGATGGTGGGTAAAAGTTTATCTACTAAGTATTCCGAAGAAAATAAAAAAAAGATTAATTATGTATCAGATAAGGTAAAAATGGAAGTTAAAGATCTAAAAAGAGCAGATAAGAGTATCAAGGATATTTCATTTTCATTATACAAAGGAGAAGTGTTAGGTTTTTTTGGATTGATTGGTTCTGGGAGAACAGAAACAGTTAGGGCAATTATTGGTGCAGACAAGAAGGAAACAGGCCAAGTTATAATAGATGGTAAGGAAGTGAAAATTAATAATCCCTATAATGGCTTAAAAATGGGTATTGGGCTTATTCCAGAAAATAGAACAGAAGAGGGTTTTTTTGATAATTTAACGATCTGGCAAAATGTTTCACTACCTAGTTTAATTAAAACAGCCGCCTGGAAGGGAATAGGTGGTTTAACTAAAAGTTCTTATGAAAGAAAACTGGCTGAAAATGTAGTAAATAATTTGAATTTAAAATGTGATTCAATTGAGCAAAGTGTTTCAGAATTAAGTGGTGGCAACCAACAAAAGGTAGTTGTTGGAAAATGGTTAGAAGCGGGTGTTGATATATATATATTTGATGAGCCTACCAGGGGTATTGATGTAGGGGTTAAACAAAATATCTATAATATAATTAATGAATTGGCTAAAATGGGTAAGTCGATCATATTAGTTTCATCAGAGTTACCGGAACTTTTATCTATTTGTGATAGAATCATAGTATTTAAAGAGGGTAGAATTGCTGCTGATTATGATATAGATGAAGCAAATAAAGAGAATATTATGTATTCTGCTACTATTGGCAAGAAAAAAATGGAGGGTTAA
- the alsK gene encoding allose kinase codes for MTEKVVLGIDIGGTNLRLALVDNNYKTHDMFITNIADYKNKNFKKWLINTINDYIENSSKEVAAIGVGVPGIVDRDQIISCPNITELENSKLKETLYNQFKIPIVIEKDVNLIMLAEQKLLNRTAQNIVGFFIGTGFGCSIIINGRLYKGFRGFAGELGHIPLKGKSKPCNCGSKGCLEMYAAGKALEKIASNNNITIENFFIDMKGKSEVEEFLDNLAIGIVTSVNLLDPELIIIDGGVIRMKGFPLKYLKELIKQRLRSNIMIDNLEIIDSNIGKYGGCLGAGVYFFDYIQK; via the coding sequence ATGACCGAAAAAGTAGTTCTTGGAATAGATATTGGGGGTACTAATTTAAGACTTGCCTTGGTAGATAATAATTATAAAACCCACGATATGTTTATTACCAATATTGCTGATTATAAAAATAAAAATTTTAAAAAATGGCTTATTAATACTATAAATGATTATATAGAAAACAGTAGTAAAGAAGTTGCAGCTATCGGAGTTGGAGTACCAGGTATAGTAGATAGAGACCAGATTATATCATGTCCAAATATAACTGAGTTAGAAAATAGCAAATTAAAAGAAACACTTTATAACCAATTTAAAATTCCTATTGTAATTGAAAAAGATGTAAATTTAATAATGTTAGCTGAACAAAAACTATTAAATAGGACTGCGCAGAATATAGTTGGCTTTTTTATTGGGACAGGTTTTGGATGTAGTATTATTATCAATGGAAGGCTTTATAAAGGATTCAGAGGGTTTGCAGGTGAATTAGGTCATATACCACTAAAAGGCAAAAGCAAACCTTGTAATTGTGGGAGTAAAGGTTGTCTTGAAATGTATGCAGCGGGAAAGGCTTTGGAAAAAATAGCTTCTAATAATAATATTACTATCGAGAATTTCTTTATAGATATGAAAGGGAAATCTGAAGTAGAAGAGTTCCTGGATAACCTTGCTATTGGAATAGTTACTTCTGTAAATTTACTTGATCCAGAATTAATAATTATAGACGGTGGGGTTATTAGAATGAAAGGATTTCCACTGAAATATTTAAAAGAGTTAATAAAACAACGTCTGAGGTCTAATATAATGATTGATAATTTGGAGATTATAGATTCTAATATAGGTAAATATGGAGGATGTCTAGGTGCAGGTGTTTATTTTTTTGATTATATTCAAAAATAG
- the alsE gene encoding D-allulose 6-phosphate 3-epimerase, with product MAEKISVSVMCGDYKKLGEQLEKINDFTDEYHFDFMDGHYVPNITLNFDMIKSLREVASKPINVHLMVTNPEDYIERLINLGVDSISFHLDTIRNQAFRVINEVKDNDIKVGIVLNPAEREVSLQYLFDVIDRVTVMTVDPGFAGQKFIPQMLSKIKNLKSIREDNNYNYEIEVDGSVNQGTIDQLIVAGVDIYILGNSGFFSLGADLDEAIENTKKYICFK from the coding sequence ATGGCGGAAAAGATTTCTGTATCAGTTATGTGTGGGGATTACAAGAAATTAGGTGAACAGTTAGAGAAAATAAATGATTTTACAGATGAGTATCACTTTGATTTTATGGATGGTCATTATGTTCCCAATATAACTTTAAATTTTGATATGATCAAGAGTTTGCGGGAAGTTGCTTCAAAACCGATTAATGTTCACTTAATGGTAACTAACCCTGAAGATTATATAGAGAGATTAATCAATCTGGGTGTAGATTCTATCTCTTTTCATTTAGATACTATTAGAAATCAGGCCTTTAGGGTTATCAATGAAGTAAAAGATAATGATATAAAAGTTGGGATTGTTCTTAATCCTGCAGAAAGAGAAGTGTCTTTACAATATCTCTTTGATGTGATTGATCGGGTTACAGTAATGACGGTGGATCCGGGGTTTGCAGGTCAAAAGTTTATCCCACAAATGCTTAGTAAAATAAAGAACTTAAAGTCCATAAGAGAAGATAATAATTATAATTATGAGATTGAAGTTGATGGTAGTGTTAATCAAGGAACAATCGATCAATTAATTGTTGCAGGGGTAGATATTTATATATTAGGTAACTCTGGCTTTTTTTCCTTGGGTGCTGATCTGGATGAAGCAATTGAAAATACTAAAAAATATATCTGTTTTAAGTAA
- the rpiB gene encoding ribose 5-phosphate isomerase B, whose amino-acid sequence MIAIGSDHAAFEFKNKIKKYLAGKGIECKDYGCDDTNRTDYPIYGEAVARAVTKGECERGIVCCGTGVGISLAANKVKGIRAVVCSEVYTAKLSRAHNNTNILSLGSRVVTIERAKMIIDAWLNTEYEGGRHEKRIKMISKIEDKN is encoded by the coding sequence GTGATAGCTATAGGTAGTGATCATGCTGCTTTTGAATTCAAAAATAAAATAAAAAAATATTTAGCTGGTAAGGGTATTGAATGTAAGGATTATGGATGCGATGATACAAATAGAACAGATTATCCTATATATGGAGAAGCTGTGGCTAGGGCTGTAACCAAGGGCGAGTGTGAAAGAGGTATTGTCTGCTGTGGCACGGGTGTCGGGATATCTCTGGCAGCTAATAAAGTTAAGGGAATTAGAGCGGTTGTTTGTAGTGAGGTCTATACTGCAAAACTTTCCCGTGCACATAACAATACGAATATTCTTTCTTTAGGTTCAAGGGTTGTTACTATAGAAAGGGCAAAAATGATTATTGATGCTTGGCTGAATACAGAGTATGAAGGTGGAAGACATGAAAAACGAATAAAGATGATTAGTAAGATAGAAGATAAGAATTAA
- the alsC gene encoding D-allose ABC transporter permease, whose amino-acid sequence MNKDLRYYWQRFGTLLIFVLLIIIMSILSPKYFFTVDNFVQILLQSAITILIAVGEFFAILIAGIDLSVGSVLGLTGMVTALLLSKSVNIYLAILIGGILLGALLGAINGSLVVFTGLHPFIITLGGLTIFRGLTLMISDARPIYNIPPGFSRSISGTILSIPVPIIIAIIVAIIFAFVTRKTKLGRNIYALGGNEEAAWLSGINVKMHKVLVFMFSGVCAGIAGVVMTARMGAAEPLAGNGYELFAIASAIIGGTSFFGGKGKIFGVVMGALIIGLINNALNILNVQTYYQQIFMGLLIIGSVSLDKFLSKGSSK is encoded by the coding sequence ATGAACAAAGATCTTCGCTATTACTGGCAACGATTTGGGACATTATTGATATTTGTACTTCTAATTATAATAATGAGTATTTTATCTCCAAAGTACTTTTTTACTGTAGATAATTTTGTGCAAATTCTACTACAATCTGCTATAACTATTCTAATTGCTGTAGGTGAGTTTTTTGCTATATTAATTGCTGGAATTGACCTATCAGTGGGTTCGGTATTAGGATTAACAGGAATGGTTACAGCACTTTTACTCAGTAAATCAGTGAATATTTATTTGGCTATTTTAATTGGTGGTATTTTATTAGGGGCTTTATTAGGGGCTATTAATGGAAGTTTAGTAGTTTTCACAGGTCTTCATCCCTTTATAATCACCTTAGGAGGATTAACAATTTTTAGAGGGCTGACATTGATGATTTCAGATGCCAGACCAATTTATAATATTCCACCTGGGTTTAGCAGGTCAATTTCTGGAACTATCTTATCTATACCAGTACCAATAATAATAGCTATAATTGTAGCGATTATATTTGCTTTTGTCACTAGAAAAACAAAGCTTGGAAGAAATATATATGCCCTGGGTGGTAATGAAGAAGCTGCCTGGTTATCAGGAATTAATGTTAAAATGCATAAAGTACTGGTATTTATGTTTTCGGGGGTATGTGCGGGTATAGCAGGTGTGGTTATGACAGCTCGCATGGGAGCTGCCGAACCGCTGGCGGGAAATGGTTATGAACTATTTGCTATTGCTTCAGCTATTATAGGTGGTACAAGTTTCTTTGGTGGAAAAGGCAAGATCTTTGGAGTAGTAATGGGTGCTTTAATAATTGGTTTGATTAATAATGCCCTTAATATTTTAAATGTCCAGACTTATTATCAGCAAATCTTTATGGGCTTATTGATTATTGGCTCTGTTTCTCTTGATAAATTTCTCAGCAAAGGAAGTAGTAAATAA
- a CDS encoding IclR family transcriptional regulator yields the protein MKNKKPQQLVQSLDRALDVVEKLVESNKSMGVTELSNSLGLHKSTVYRLLATLGYRGYVEQDDYNQYKVGLKLFEIGGLVLNSLDLREQIKPYLKRLREETRETVHLGIMDGTEVVYIDKEETSETIRMYSRIGRRVCAHCTSLGKVILAYSKPELRDQVIENGLKKYTDKTITDEIEFRKHIKEVFDQGYAIDDEEQRMGIRCIGGPIFNFNRDVIAAFSISAPINRMTHERIDELAEVVHEYSRQISAAFGYKYK from the coding sequence ATGAAAAATAAAAAACCTCAGCAATTAGTGCAGTCACTTGATAGGGCCTTAGATGTGGTAGAAAAACTGGTAGAGTCTAATAAAAGTATGGGAGTAACTGAATTAAGTAATAGTCTTGGGCTGCATAAGAGTACAGTCTATCGCCTGCTGGCAACTTTAGGTTACAGGGGATATGTAGAACAGGATGATTATAATCAGTATAAAGTTGGATTAAAACTATTTGAAATAGGTGGGCTGGTCTTAAACAGCCTGGATTTACGAGAACAGATAAAACCATATTTAAAGAGGCTGCGTGAAGAGACCAGAGAAACTGTACACCTTGGTATTATGGATGGTACAGAAGTAGTCTATATTGATAAAGAAGAGACCTCTGAAACCATAAGGATGTATTCGAGAATAGGCAGACGTGTATGTGCTCATTGTACCAGTCTGGGCAAGGTAATTCTGGCTTATTCTAAACCAGAACTAAGAGATCAGGTCATTGAGAATGGCTTAAAGAAATACACTGATAAGACTATTACTGATGAGATTGAATTTAGAAAACATATTAAAGAGGTCTTTGACCAGGGATATGCTATTGATGACGAAGAGCAGAGGATGGGAATCAGGTGTATCGGTGGTCCTATTTTTAATTTTAACAGGGATGTAATAGCTGCCTTCAGTATTTCAGCTCCTATTAATAGAATGACTCATGAAAGAATTGATGAACTGGCAGAAGTTGTTCATGAATACAGCAGACAAATTTCGGCAGCTTTTGGTTACAAATATAAGTAA
- the alsB gene encoding D-allose transporter substrate-binding protein, translating to MRKITILMLVLFMVGTTVGIAMAESSLQDVKANGDYKIGIILKTLANPFWVSMEQGILDEAEKQGVEVDIYAVSQEGDANEQLRLFENLLNKDYDGIAFAPITPVNLIPSIVKANDQGVPVVNLDERVPQEPLRNRGGFVYSFVTTNNVKVGGQAAEFVIEQLPDGGKVAVIEGMAGNASGEDRKMGFTNIIRSNSKFEIVASQPADWDRIKAIDVTRNIMTRNPDVKAIYACNDTMALGAVKALENMGKLDEVIVVGTDGIPEAVKSVEEGRLSSTVKQDPYNIGVTGLRLLIQALNIPAEVEVPSIVVK from the coding sequence CTACAGTTGGTATAGCTATGGCGGAATCATCTCTTCAGGATGTTAAGGCTAATGGTGATTATAAAATTGGTATTATTTTAAAAACCCTGGCTAATCCGTTTTGGGTTTCCATGGAACAAGGTATTTTGGATGAGGCAGAAAAGCAAGGAGTTGAGGTAGATATATATGCTGTATCCCAGGAAGGGGATGCAAATGAACAGTTAAGACTCTTTGAAAATCTCCTTAATAAAGACTATGATGGAATTGCTTTTGCACCAATAACACCAGTAAATTTAATTCCTTCAATAGTAAAAGCAAATGATCAGGGGGTTCCAGTGGTTAATCTTGATGAACGTGTTCCCCAAGAACCACTAAGGAACAGGGGTGGTTTTGTTTACTCCTTTGTTACAACTAACAATGTTAAAGTAGGTGGTCAGGCTGCTGAGTTTGTAATTGAACAATTACCAGATGGTGGGAAAGTAGCTGTGATTGAAGGTATGGCAGGTAATGCTTCTGGAGAAGACAGAAAAATGGGTTTTACAAATATAATTAGGAGTAATTCTAAATTTGAAATTGTTGCCAGTCAGCCAGCTGATTGGGATAGAATTAAAGCAATAGATGTTACCAGGAACATAATGACGAGAAACCCTGATGTTAAGGCAATATATGCCTGTAATGACACTATGGCTCTTGGTGCAGTAAAGGCCTTGGAGAATATGGGTAAACTGGATGAGGTTATAGTTGTAGGAACCGATGGTATTCCTGAAGCAGTTAAATCTGTTGAAGAAGGAAGATTATCCTCTACCGTAAAACAAGATCCCTATAATATAGGAGTGACTGGTTTAAGGCTTCTTATTCAAGCACTTAATATTCCTGCTGAAGTAGAGGTTCCCTCTATTGTTGTTAAATAG